The genomic DNA GTAAAAAAACTTACACTTGCTGGAATTAAATTTAGTATGCAAAAACATGAAGCATCAAAAAATGTAGTTTTTAATATTGAAGAATCAGCTGGAATTTCCGGTTATACCGGACTTTATGTTTTGTACACAGTTGCGCGTATCAATAGTATTTTGCGAAAAGTAGAAAACATAAACTATCAAAATAAAAAAAGTGAACTAAAAGAAAATGAAGAAAAAGTAGTATTATTGAAACTTTCTCAATATGAAGATATCTGCAAAAAAGCTTTGGAAGATTACAACCCTTCTGTAATTACTAGGTATTGTTTTGAGTTGACCTCAGTTTTTAATGATTTTTATGCAAAACATAGAATAGTGGAAGCAGAAACAGAAAAGCTTAAAGTTGGTAGAATTTTACTTTCTACCGCTGTAAAAAATGTACTAAAAAATGCACTTGAAATTTTATCTATTGAAACCGTGGAAGAGATGTAAACATTTTGTGTTCATTGTGTCATTGTTTTTATTTTTAGTTTGTTATAAAATATCTATTATAATAAGATAAGTTTATCCTATAAATTTAACCCATAAAAATATGTTTCAAAAACCTTCAGAAGATATTACTACTACAAATAAAGAAAAATACCAAGAAGACGAAGTGGAAACAGTCGTTGGGCCTTCTGTTCATGTGGAGGGTGATTTTAATTCAGCCGGGAATATCTTAATAAAAGGAAGTGTTGCTGGGAGAGTTTCTACCGATAAACTACTTACAATAGAAGAGGGTGCAAAAGTTTCAGCAGACATAAAAGCAGGGGATTCAATAGTTTCTGGAGAAATAATTGGAAATGCAAAGATAGAAAATAGACTAGAACTTACTCAAACCGCTAGAATTACAGGGGATATAAAATGTAATATTTTGGTTGTGCATGCTGGTGCTTTGGTAAAAGGTAAAATTATGATGCCTGGACTTGAGTCTGTTGAAAAAAATAGTGCGAAAAAAACTTCTACGCGTTCTCGCGCAAAATCAAAAAAAGAAGATTCAGAGGAATAATTATTTTAAGACAGAACTATTGTTTATATTATGTATGTCTATTTATATGACAATTTTTTGAGGCAGAAGAAATATGACTCAATACTGAAAGCAATTGAAACTAGGTTGACAGACTTTGGTGTTGCGGGTAAGATAATTCGACTCCAACCTTTTACAAATTCCGAAGTTTTGATTCAAGATGAAATAAGGCGCGGTGCAAAAACCGTTGTAATTGTTGGTGATGACAATACTGTTGCAAAGGTTTTGTCTAGATCTGCTGCAACAGATATTTTATTTGGATTTTTGCCTGTTGGGAAAAATAATACTGTAGCAGATGTTTTAGGAATTCCTGTTGGAGAGTTGTCTTGTACTGTTTTGTCTAAAAGAAGAAAGATAAAATTAGACATTGGGTGGGTAAACAACAGATATTTTATTTCTCAATTGCATATTCCAGCAAGTGATATAAAAATTGAATACGATGAAAAGTTTACTGTTTCATCTAACAACGGAAAGATGGAGTTGGTAGTGTGTAATTTACAACCTTTTGTGTGGAAGAGAAAAAGAAAAGGAGATATAGTTGTTCATCCGCAAGATGGAAAGTTGGAGGCATTTTTGCGCCCAGCAAAGAAAAAAAAGATGTTTGGTGATAAATATGAAGATCCGAGTATTTTTCCTTTTGAGGAGATGTCTGTGTCTTCCCACAAGCCTTTTATAATGGAGGTGGATGGTAAATCTTCAAAAGAAACAAGAATTACAATAAGGTTGGCAAAAAGTAAAATAAAAATGATAGTTGGTAAGAATAGAA from Candidatus Magasanikbacteria bacterium includes the following:
- a CDS encoding polymer-forming cytoskeletal protein codes for the protein MFQKPSEDITTTNKEKYQEDEVETVVGPSVHVEGDFNSAGNILIKGSVAGRVSTDKLLTIEEGAKVSADIKAGDSIVSGEIIGNAKIENRLELTQTARITGDIKCNILVVHAGALVKGKIMMPGLESVEKNSAKKTSTRSRAKSKKEDSEE